The following are encoded in a window of Brettanomyces bruxellensis chromosome 9, complete sequence genomic DNA:
- the NMD3 gene encoding ribosome-binding protein (BUSCO:EOG09262CA4), with the protein MSNYTQLDPMEQNQQQDQNRATVLCCNCGVPMDGSTGLTMCYDCIKQNVDITQGIPREMSLSYCRNCERFLQPPSQWIHAQLESRELLAICLRRLKGLNNVRLIDASFLWTEPHSMRLRVKLTVQGEAFNNVILQQTFVVEFVVNAMQCPDCAKSYTAHTWNTSVQIRQKVSHKRTFLYLEQLILKHNAHADTIAIKETKDGLDFYYAKQNHAMRMIDFLRGCVPIKYKKSERLITEDSHSGTAKYKFTYSVEIAPICKDDLVVLPKGFAKSMGNISRFVLCSKVANLIRFLDPLTMQTADLPGSVYWRAPFNSLSDMSQLVEFMVLDVEPTGEQRGKYMMADVTVARSSDMGVNDQEYYVRSHLGAILHPGDSVLGYFLANSNFNSALYDSLDTENLPDVVLVKKYYKRSNKRRRRNWKLKRMAREKEEIGGDRSGRSSKTEQQEEEKAERDYEIFLEDLEEDKELRQSVNMYKANDTTNAAVSSAPESDSEDSDAPEVNVDELLDELDNMTLAK; encoded by the coding sequence ATGTCCAATTATACCCAGTTGGATCCTATGGAGCAGAATCAGCAGCAGGACCAAAATAGGGCTACGGTCCTCTGCTGCAACTGTGGTGTCCCTATGGATGGATCCACAGGACTTACTATGTGCTATGACTGTATAAAGCAAAATGTTGATATCACGCAAGGAATTCCAAGGGAGATGTCATTATCGTATTGCAGAAATTGTGAAAGATTTTTACAACCTCCATCACAGTGGATTCATGCTCAACTTGAGAGTAGGGAGTTACTCGCCATATGCCTAAGAAGGCTGAAAGGTTTAAACAACGTCAGATTAATAGATGCATCATTTTTGTGGACTGAGCCTCACTCTATGAGACTAAGAGTTAAACTTACAGTGCAGGGTGAAGCTTTTAATAATGTTATTTTGCAGCAGACTTTTGTGGTTGAGTTTGTCGTCAATGCAATGCAATGCCCAGATTGTGCAAAGTCATACACTGCCCATACATGGAATACCAGCGTTCAGATAAGGCAGAAAGTATCACATAAAAGGACATTTTTATATCTAGAACAGTTGATTTTGAAGCATAATGCGCACGCAGATACGATTGCAATCAAAGAGACTAAAGATGGTCTTGACTTTTATTATGCAAAGCAGAATCATGCCATGAGAATGATTGATTTTTTGCGGGGGTGCGTTCCGATAAAGTACAAGAAGTCCGAAAGGTTGATTACTGAGGACTCCCATTCAGGAACAGCTAAGTATAAGTTCACATATTCTGTTGAAATTGCCCCAATATGTAAAGATGATTTGGTTGTGTTGCCCAAAGGCTTTGCTAAATCCATGGGAAATATATCACGTTTTGTGTTGTGTTCCAAGGTTGCCAACTTAATTAGATTTTTGGATCCATTAACAATGCAGACAGCCGATCTTCCTGGAAGTGTCTACTGGAGGGCGCCATTTAATTCTTTGTCTGACATGTCTCAATTGGTTGAATTTATGGTGCTTGATGTTGAGCCTACAGGTGAGCAGCGTGGAAAGTATATGATGGCAGATGTTACAGTTGCTAGAAGTAGTGATATGGGTGTTAATGACCAAGAATACTACGTGAGATCTCATCTCGGAGCCATTCTACACCCGGGAGATTCAGTGCTTGGATACTTCCTGGCAAACTCAAACTTCAACTCTGCGTTATACGACTCTTTGGATACAGAAAACTTACCGGATGTTGTTTTGGTGAAGAAATACTACAAGAGATCGAATAAAcggaggagaagaaactgGAAATTGAAGCGTATGGCAAGggagaaggaagaaattggTGGTGATAGATCAGGACGTTCTTCAAAGACAGAACAAcaggaagaggagaaggCTGAAAGAGATTATGAAATCTTCCTGGAGGATTTGGAGGAAGACAAAGAATTAAGACAGTCAGTCAATATGTACAAGGCTAATGATACAACTAATGCGGCAGTATCCTCTGCTCCAGAGAGTGACAGCGAAGATAGCGACGCACCAGAAGTCAATGTGGATGAACTTTTGGATGAATTGGATAATATGACGTTGGCTAAATAA
- the DBP8 gene encoding Putative RNA helicase, which yields MKSFEEIGVPVWLREALHAMRITTPTPIQAATIPEILKGRDCIGGAKTGSGKTIAFAAPMLTKWAEDPCGIFGIVLTPTRELAMQIAEQFTALGANINLRVELVIGGESMIEQSNRIKENPDFVIATPGRLAHIMMEHPDDVRGLKRVKYLVLDEADRLLTDTFGEDLATCMNSLPEPTKRQTLLFTATVTDSVRSLKDKHVEDGKQPVFIYELDKMDDVIIPEKLYLGFMLTPFMVKEAMLHDLLTGEDYADASCIVFVNRSETAETLRRILFKLDIKVTSLHSQLPQQERTNSLQRFRAGAARVLVTTDLGSRGLDIPIVKLVINYDIPRDPDDFIHRVGRTARAGRKGDAISLVTPNDIKRIMAIEKRIDRKMEEYKKITDNQLIKKSLKAVSKAKVEARMDMERDGFNTRTKLRKRRLELERDYEEGAKKHVKKSDKIHRV from the coding sequence ATGAAATCGTTTGAAGAAATTGGCGTCCCAGTATGGTTAAGAGAAGCTTTACATGCCATGCGAATCACAACGCCCACACCCATTCAAGCTGCTACAATTCCAGAGATATTGAAGGGTCGTGATTGCATAGGTGGTGCTAAAACTGGATCTGGTAAAACTATCGCATTTGCCGCTCCAATGTTAACTAAATGGGCGGAGGACCCTTGTGGAATATTTGGAATTGTGCTAACTCCTACTAGAGAATTGGCAATGCAGATCGCCGAACAGTTCACTGCTCTTGGAGCAAATATTAATTTAAGAGTTGAGTTAGTGATAGGTGGAGAGTCTATGATTGAACAATCAAATCGAATTAAAGAGAACCCTGATTTTGTTATAGCTACACCTGGACGGTTGGCACATATTATGATGGAGCATCCAGATGATGTTAGAGGTCTCAAGCGAGTTAAATATCTTGTTTTAGATGAGGCTGATCGTCTTCTTACGGACACTTTTGGTGAGGACCTAGCTACTTGCATGAATTCTCTTCCAGAGCCAACGAAAAGGCAGACACTTTTGTTTACGGCCACTGTCACCGACTCTGTAAGATCTTTAAAAGATAAACATGTCGAAGATGGGAAACAACCTGTCTTCATATATGAACTAGATAAGATGGATGACGTTATCATTCCTGAAAAGTTATATTTAGGATTCATGCTAACCCCGTTCATGGTCAAAGAGGCTATGCTTCACGATTTGCTAACAGGTGAAGACTACGCAGATGCATCTTGTATTGTTTTCGTGAATAGGTCTGAAACGGCCGAGACATTAAGACGAATTTTGTTCAAATTGGATATTAAAGTTACATCTTTACACTCCCAACTTCCACAacaagaaagaacaaaCTCTTTACAGCGTTTTAGGGCTGGAGCTGCTAGGGTTCTTGTCACCACGGATTTGGGATCTAGAGGTCTTGATATACCTATTGTTAAGTTAGTTATTAATTATGACATACCCAGGGATCCTGATGATTTTATTCACAGAGTTGGTAGAACTGCAAGGGCTGGTAGAAAAGGCGATGCAATATCACTAGTGACTCCGAATGATATTAAGAGAATAATGGCAATTGAAAAGAGGATAGACCGTAAAATGGAAGAATACAAGAAGATCACAGATAAtcaattaataaaaaagtcTCTAAAAGCTGTTTCCAAGGCTAAAGTGGAGGCTAGAATGGATATGGAACGCGATGGATTTAACACTAGGACAAAATTGCGTAAAAGAAGATTGGAACTGGAACGGGACTACGAGGAGGGTGCCAAAAAGCACGTTAAAAAGTCTGATAAAATACATCGGGTGTGA
- a CDS encoding uncharacterized protein (BUSCO:EOG09260TLW), producing the protein MPRRQRAAILPTNIALLQNLVRRDPESYKEEFEQQYSHYESLRDIFLLSPSSDDGEEFAELIGFVSAVCPSYPKETESFPQEISTILSKNFGQLSPALRAKIVQCLVMLRNRNVITPEFLLHTLFPLLFAYTPNSESGSNSGFHVKELRNQIYGALISLLKSCNTGTKNQKLNRTTQALLFNLLDQKDGNGLWATKLTRELWRRGIWDDSRTVEIMTQACLHPDTKVVISGVKFFLGSDKEREEAMQEEIDEDDDDIDPKALIHKMKVNRKSTRRGKQFEAAIRKINKKRSSKNTPQFLNFSAIQLLRDPQQFAEDLFQSHLSGKNSKRFTVNQRIAIMILDSRLIGMHKLSVLGLYSYFLKYLNPRQSNVTFILGAAAQATHDLVPPEITNTVVKRIADEFVSDGVSAEVASTGLNTIREILSRNPAGIDRDLLQDLTAYKSSKSKAVMAAARSLISLYREVAPEMLSKKDRGKVATMELSNRKGENSSLPEFGVERDVVEGIPGLVRLAEWKQKEGLLGKDSAWEEPNEDEKEEDLGAEIEGNWIDVKQDDKPLNIDLGEGEVEEAENGKTLKGIKKKYLKYMLKSKNRKKRELEDEDSDLELSDDNNDDNESKSNPSKRQKRVGDDKGNSEKKKALETLMSTVLTPADFEKLKELNEEAGIQKEMGLHRVNEDTIDSNDLVGYDKHKQTKEERLQSVMEGREGREKFGSGKGKIMRPHSSTNKQKARKKNFMMMVHNRGVQGKKKMSLRQKQRVLRAHIKRQKRGY; encoded by the coding sequence ATGCCTAGAAGACAAAGAGCTGCTATTTTACCGACGAATATTGCATTGCTTCAGAACTTGGTGCGGCGTGATCCGGAATCCTATAAAGAGGAGTTTGAGCAGCAATATTCACATTATGAGTCTCTAAGGGATATATTTCTCTTGAGTCCATCATCtgatgatggtgaagaGTTTGCAGAGTTAATAGGATTCGTTTCAGCTGTTTGTCCTTCATATCCAAAGGAAACTGAGAGTTTCCCTCAAGAGATTAGTACTATCCTCTCCAAAAATTTTGGCCAACTCTCACCTGCATTAAGAGCAAAGATTGTCCAATGTTTGGTTATGCTGAGGAACAGGAATGTCATCACGCCGGAATTTCTTTTGCACACATTATTTCCGTTGCTATTTGCATACACCCCTAATTCCGAGTCGGGAAGTAATTCTGGATTCCACGTTAAAGAATTGCGCAATCAGATATATGGAGCCTTGATCTCGCTATTGAAATCATGTAATACAGGTACTAAGaatcaaaaattaaatagaACAACACAGGcgcttcttttcaatcttttAGATCAAAAGGATGGCAATGGTCTGTGGGCCACAAAGCTAACCAGAGAGTTATGGCGGAGAGGAATTTGGGATGACTCTAGAACAGTCGAAATTATGACACAAGCTTGTTTGCATCCAGATACAAAGGTGGTAATATCGGGtgtgaaatttttcttggGCTCTGATAAAGAACGGGAAGAAGCTATGCAAGAAGAGATTgacgaggatgatgatgatatcgaTCCTAAAGCTCTTATCCATAAGATGAAAGTCAATAGGAAGTCTACcagaagaggaaagcaGTTTGAGGCTGCAATAAGGAagataaacaaaaagagaTCGTCAAAAAATACTCCTCAATTCTTGAACTTTTCCGCTATTCAGTTGTTGAGAGATCCTCAGCAGTTTGCCGAAGATTTATTTCAATCGCATCTTTCAGGCAAAAATTCTAAACGATTTACCGTTAACCAGCGAATCGCAATCATGATATTAGATTCAAGATTGATTGGTATGCATAAATTGTCAGTTCTGGGTCTCTATTCATACTTTTTAAAATATCTGAACCCACGACAAAGTAATGTTACATTCATTCTTGGTGCTGCGGCACAGGCAACGCATGATTTGGTACCACCGGAAATCACGAATACTGTTGTTAAAAGGATTGCTGATGAATTTGTTAGTGATGGTGTTTCAGCAGAAGTGGCCTCTACTGGTTTGAATACCATTCGAGAGATACTTTCGAGAAACCCAGCCGGAATTGATCGGgatcttcttcaagatcTTACCGCCTACAAAAGCTCAAAGTCGAAGGCTGTTATGGCAGCTGCTCGTTCGTTAATTTCCTTGTATAGAGAGGTTGCTCCAGAGATGTTGTCTAAGAAAGACAGGGGTAAAGTCGCTACTATGGAACTCTCTAATCGTAAAGGAGAGAACAGCAGTTTGCCAGAATTTGGTGTTGAGAGAGATGTTGTTGAAGGAATACCAGGTTTGGTGCGGCTTGCTGAAtggaagcaaaaagaggGTTTATTGGGCAAAGACTCTGCTTGGGAAGAGCCcaatgaggatgagaaagaagaagatcttGGGGCTGAAATTGAAGGTAATTGGATTGACGTGAAGCAAGATGACAAGCCATTAAATATTGACCTAGGCGAGGGTGAGGTTgaggaagcagaaaatggaaaaacGCTGAAAGGAATCAAGAAGAAGTATCTGAAATACATGCTGAAGAGCAAAaataggaagaaaagagagcttgaagatgaggattcAGATTTGGAGTTGTCGgatgataataatgatgataatgaaagtAAGTCGAATCCTTCGAAGAGGCAAAAGCGGGTTGGAGATGATAAAGGAAATTctgagaaaaagaaagcattggAGACTTTGATGTCTACAGTCTTAACACCAGCAGACTTTGAAAAGCTTAAAGAATTGAATGAAGAAGCTGGTATTCAGAAGGAGATGGGTTTGCATAGAGTCAATGAAGATACTATTGATTCAAACGATTTGGTTGGTTATGATAAGCATAAGCAAACCAAGGAAGAGAGATTACAGTCTGTTATGgaaggaagagaaggaagGGAGAAGTTTGGATCTGGAAAGGGTAAAATTATGAGACCACATTCCAGTACTAATAAGCAGAAGGCtagaaagaagaacttcATGATGATGGTTCATAACCGTGGAGTTCAaggtaaaaagaaaatgagcTTAAGGCAGAAACAAAGGGTATTACGTGCCCACATCAAGAGGCAAAAACGTGGATATTGA
- a CDS encoding uncharacterized protein (SECRETED:SignalP(1-19)) produces the protein MSRPSVLIVGAGALGLVAAYTLQEYGKCDVCLVVKFGADLVRKDGYTFKSAQFGSFEHWKPKYILESVAETTHQYDYIIVSVKNLPDGPEPVNDIVRPVVKRCPQSALILFENGIDIEKPLIREFPGHAIFSGVSLINCTNIDRVVNQKNKDSIQLGIFENPTLKDNAVAQKQLAEFIKLYHIDGMNTVTLDENVRFSRWKKLVYNASINTTTALAQLDVTRATICGFKEGLCRPIIDEIYAIAKADGYIIPPEIEDHMLNLSNGLFYKPSMCVDAELGRMMEIETIVGNPLREAKKYGVPAPRLETVYHLLKMLQYRIMEKEGLITTDEENGVAHKNF, from the coding sequence ATGTCTCGCCCTTCAGTTCTAATTGTTGGAGCAGGTGCTCTCGGATTAGTCGCCGCTTATACATTGCAAGAGTATGGAAAGTGTGATGTGTGTTTGGTTGTGAAATTTGGTGCGGATCTTGTACGCAAAGATGGATACACATTCAAATCTGCTCAATTTGGTAGCTTCGAACATTGGAAGCCTAAGTATATTCTAGAGTCAGTAGCTGAAACTACTCATCAATATGATTATATCATTGTGTCGGTGAAGAATTTGCCTGATGGACCAGAGCCTGTCAATGACATTGTCCGCCCTGTCGTTAAAAGGTGTCCTCAGTCGGCTCTTATTTTGTTCGAAAATGGTATTGATATTGAGAAGCCTCTCATCAGGGAGTTCCCTGGTCATGCCATTTTTTCCGGTGTCTCCTTGATCAATTGTACCAACATCGATAGGGTTGTGAACCAAAAAAACAAGGATAGTATCCAATTGGGTATCTTTGAGAATCCAACTCTTAAGGACAATGCTGTAGCACAGAAGCAGCTTGCGGAGTTCATAAAGTTATATCACATAGACGGTATGAACACTGTGACTTTGGATGAGAATGTTAGGTTTTCTAGATGGAAGAAGTTGGTCTATAATGCGTCAATTAACACAACTACAGCTCTAGCCCAGCTGGATGTTACTAGAGCCACAATTTGCGGCTTCAAGGAGGGTCTCTGTAGGCCAATCATTGATGAAATCTATGCGATTGCCAAGGCTGACGGTTACATAATTCCACCAGAAATCGAAGACCATATGTTAAATTTATCTAATGGTCTCTTCTATAAACCTTCGATGTGTGTTGATGCCGAATTGGGAAGGATGATGGAGATTGAAACAATTGTTGGAAATCCCTTAAGGGAAGCCAAGAAATACGGTGTCCCTGCACCTAGATTGGAAACCGTTTACCATCTTCTTAAGATGTTGCAGTATAGAATCATGGAAAAGGAAGGTCTTATTACCAccgatgaagaaaatggtgTCGCCCACAAAAATTTCTAA
- the ELO2 gene encoding Fatty acyl-CoA elongase/Polyunsaturated fatty acid specific elongation enzyme, protein MENSIIPLPTIDRPFGFYLFGVFDKVVTSVSGGRFIPSQFEFVENETFLSDLPHVAIAIAMYYILVFGGRFLLKKVGAKPLSLRFQFQIHNMFLTTVSFLLVALMYEQLIPMIAHHGLYFSICDGQAWTKEMTTLYYLNYLVKFYEFLDTYYLVLKQKKLTFLHTYHHGATALLCYTQLIGTTSISWVPITLNLDVHVLMYWYYFLSARGIHVWWKEWVTRFQILQFILDLIFIYYATAIKVGHAIAPEYVCKRCAGSPLATISGCAIISSYLVLFIAFYIDIYKKSTKKSKVVRRVRGGVAAKVNEYVLLDKQTVQDNYDSNTGSPLPTKRRLHRGEKSEL, encoded by the coding sequence ATGGAAAATTCAATTATTCCTCTTCCAACTATTGACCGACCATTTGGTTTTTACCTCTTTGGGGTCTTCGATAAGGTTGTTACCTCTGTCAGCGGGGGAAGATTCATTCCTTCCCAGTTTGAGTTTGTCGAGAATGAAACTTTTCTGTCCGATCTCCCTCATGTTGCAATCGCCATAGCCATGTACTATATTCTTGTTTTTGGTGGTCGGTTTTTGCTCAAGAAAGTCGGTGCTAAGCCACTTTCCTTGagatttcaatttcaaatcCATAATATGTTTTTAACCACGGTTTCGTTTCTCTTAGTTGCCCTGATGTATGAGCAGTTGATCCCCATGATCGCACATCACGGCTTATACTTCTCCATCTGTGATGGCCAAGCTTGGACCAAAGAAATGACTACATTGTATTATTTGAACTACTTGGTCAAGTTTTATGAGTTTTTGGATACTTACTACTTGGTTCTGAAGCAAAAGAAACTGACATTTTTGCATACGTACCATCACGGAGCCACAGCTCTTTTGTGTTACACACAGTTGATTGGTACCACTTCAATCTCCTGGGTTCCTATCACTTTGAACTTGGATGTTCATGTTCTAATGTATTGGTACTACTTCCTTTCTGCTCGTGGTATTCATGTCTGGTGGAAAGAGTGGGTTACCCGTTTCCAGATCCTACAGTTCATCCTTGACTTGATCTTCATTTACTATGCAACTGCCATTAAGGTTGGACATGCCATTGCGCCAGAATACGTCTGCAAGAGATGTGCTGGAAGTCCATTGGCTACTATCAGTGGCTGTGCCATTATCTCTTCTTACCTAGTGCTTTTCATTGCGTTCTATATTGATATCTACAAGAAGTCTACCAAGAAATCGAAGGTTGTCAGAAGAGTTAGAGGTGGTGTTGCCGCTAAGGTTAACGAGTATGTTCTTTTGGACAAGCAGACAGTCCAGGATAATTATGATTCTAACACTGGTTCGCCACTCCCAACAAAGAGGAGACTTCACAGGGGCGAGAAGTCTGAATTATGA
- a CDS encoding uncharacterized protein (BUSCO:EOG09262VPD) — protein sequence MSQPIELNLSKVPIYDHCFFPDRSRVVITNGPDAQIFDLTDSSGKPRLVTTLHHHDKTVTALDVSIDGKIVTCSQDRNAVVWSPNADGTYSRPTLVLLRINRAATCVKWSPNGKKFAVGSSARVISVCYFEEENDWWISKHIKRPLKSTILSLDWHPNNVLLACSSTDTHVRVFSAYIKGIDSKPAPSVWGERLPFKTLCLDYSLGSWVHDVKFDPTAEFLGCVTHDGCVSIVYPGAEELEVSNVIKVKTPSLPFDTLIFATPSKIIAAGYDCHPVAIEGDAETGWNISYSIDDPTKKKHNNLENQSALDMFRRMDLKGSDSSASSKLLTVHQNTINVIRPFQSDASGNVLRFSTCGNDGKVVIFEV from the coding sequence ATGTCACAACCAATCGAACTCAATTTATCAAAAGTCCCAATTTATGATCACTGCTTCTTCCCTGACAGGAGTCGTGTGGTTATTACAAATGGACCTGACGCACAAATATTTGACTTAACTGATTCGTCGGGTAAGCCTCGCTTGGTTACGACATTACACCACCATGATAAGACTGTTACTGCTTTAGATGTCTCGATTGATGGTAAAATTGTTACCTGCTCTCAAGATAGAAATGCTGTGGTCTGGTCTCCAAATGCGGACGGCACATATAGCAGACCAACCTTGGTTTTATTGAGAATTAATAGGGCTGCCACTTGTGTTAAATGGTCGCcaaatggaaagaaatttgCGGTTGGTTCTTCCGCACGGGTCATTTCTGTTTGTTActttgaagaggaaaatgacTGGTGGATTTCGAAGCACATTAAACGTCCATTGAAATCCACGATTCTATCTTTAGATTGGCATCCAAACAACGTTCTTCTTGCATGTAGTTCTACTGATACGCATGTCAGAGTTTTTTCTGCGTATATCAAGGGAATTGATTCAAAGCCGGCTCCATCCGTTTGGGGTGAAAGACTACCATTCAAGACACTTTGTTTGGATTACAGCCTTGGTTCCTGGGTTCATGATGTCAAGTTTGACCCTACTGCCGAATTTTTGGGCTGTGTTACACATGATGGTTGTGTAAGTATTGTTTATCCCGGGGCAGAAGAACTTGAAGTTTCAAATGTCATCAAAGTTAAAACGCCATCGCTCCCATTTGATACTTTGATCTTTGCTACACCAAGTAAAATTATTGCCGCAGGATACGACTGTCATCCTGTGGCAATTGAAGGAGATGCCGAAACAGGTTGGAACATTTCTTATTCCATTGATGATCCAACCAAGAAGAAGCATAATAATCTAGAGAACCAATCAGCATTGGACATGTTCAGGCGTATGGATTTGAAAGGTTCGGATTCATCTGCCTCTTCAAAATTGCTTACAGTTCATCAAAATACTATCAACGTCATTAGACCATTCCAAAGTGATGCCAGTGGAAACGTCTTGAGATTTAGTACTTGCGGTAATGATGGTAAAGTTGTAATCTTTGAAGTTtga
- a CDS encoding uncharacterized protein (BUSCO:EOG09265RGI), whose amino-acid sequence MADAQIDEIHYPTGSLSSVEKQILDEYKKLAEKLSTLKHELTELNNKIDLQKAIDSATRATTTTDEKQEEAKKDFIVQLRALEQTLSMFGTLFKSSVYKIFINNEENIENGGLHNGDTENQL is encoded by the coding sequence aTGGCTGATGCTCAGATAGACGAGATACACTATCCTACAGGCTCTTTAAGCTCTGTAGAAAAACAGATATTAGATGAATACAAGAAACTTGCGGAGAAACTTTCGACATTAAAGCATGAGTTAACGGAActaaataataaaattgatTTACAAAAGGCTATTGATAGTGCAACACGAGCAACAACTACGACAGATGAAAAGCAAGAGGaggcaaaaaaagactTTATAGTACAATTACGCGCGTTAGAACAAACGCTATCAATGTTTGGAACACTTTTCAAGTCTAGTGTTTACAAGATTTTTATCAATAACGAGGAAAACATAGAGAATGGCGGTCTTCATAATGGAGACACAGAAAACCAATTATAA
- the ADE2 gene encoding phosphoribosylaminoimidazole carboxylase ade2 (BUSCO:EOG09261D4D) translates to MDSKVVGILGGGQLGRMLVEAANRLNINTVVLEKGELAPAKQINAISEHIDGSFTNLDDIKKLAKKCDVLTVEIEHVNTDALKQVQKETGVEVHPSPETLEIIKDKFAQKEHLLKYNIPVAESVSVESTEPALLSVGEKLGYPFMLKSKTEAYDGRGNFVVKDKSHVKEALEFLNDRPLYAEKWAPFIKELAVMVVRSLDNKVYSYPTVETVQQNNICHIVYAPARVNDTVQEEAQVLARKAVASFTGAGIFGVEMFLLPGNKLLLNEIAPRPHNSGHYTIDACVTSQFEAHIRAITGLPMPKGFTCLSTPDTHAIMLNILGADKPNGEIELCKRALSIPNASVYLYGKSTRPGRKMGHINIVSESMDDCERRLAYIRGESEKTPEALGVQATKKPLVGVIMGSDSDLPVMADACRVLQSFGVPFEVTVISAHRTPHRMSSYAINATKRGLKCIIAGAGGAAHLPGMVAAMTPLPVIGVPVKGHILDGVDSLHSIVQMPRGVPVATVAINNSTNAALLAVRILGVYDSSYTTAMEQYQSDMEDGVLVKAKKLETIGFEEYLAQKK, encoded by the coding sequence ATGGATTCAAAAGTCGTGGGAATTCTTGGTGGCGGACAACTTGGCCGTATGCTGGTTGAAGCCGCAAACAGGTTGAACATCAATACCGTCGTTTTGGAAAAGGGAGAATTGGCACCAGCCAAACAGATTAATGCAATTTCTGAGCACATTGATGGTTCTTTTACGAATCTAGATGACATTAAAAAGCTTGCAAAGAAATGCGATGTCCTGACTGTTGAAATCGAGCATGTCAATACTGATGCCTTGAAGCAGGTACAAAAGGAGACAGGTGTTGAAGTGCATCCATCACCTGAAACCCTTGAGATTATAAAGGACAAGTTTGCCCAAAAAGAGCATTTGTTGAAGTACAATATTCCAGTTGCTGAATCTGTCAGTGTTGAATCAACAGAGCCAGCACTACTTAGCGTTGGTGAAAAGCTTGGATATCCATTTATGTTAAAGTCTAAAACAGAAGCTTATGATGGAAGGGgaaattttgttgttaAGGATAAATCGCATGTCAAAGAAGCACTCGAGTTTCTTAATGATAGACCTTTGTATGCCGAGAAGTGGGCCCCATTCATAAAGGAGTTAGCTGTCATGGTTGTCAGATCTTTAGACAACAAGGTGTATTCATACCCTACTGTTGAAACCGTACAGCAGAATAATATTTGTCACATAGTGTATGCTCCGGCAAGAGTCAACGATACTGTTCAGGAAGAAGCACAGGTGCTAGCAAGAAAAGCTGTTGCATCATTTACTGGTGCAGGTATTTTTGGTGTTGAAATGTTCCTTTTACCGGGAAATAAGTTACTTCTTAATGAAATTGCTCCTCGTCCTCACAACTCTGGTCATTACACTATCGATGCTTGTGTTACTTCCCAGTTTGAAGCACATATTCGCGCCATAACGGGACTACCAATGCCAAAAGGATTTACTTGTCTGTCTACACCGGATACACATGCTATCATGCTCAACATTCTTGGAGCTGATAAACCCAACGGTGAGATTGAACTATGTAAGAGGGCTCTAAGCATTCCAAATGCATCTGTTTATCTTTATGGTAAATCAACAAGACCAGGAAGGAAGATGGGGCACATCAATATTGTTTCTGAGTCGATGGATGATTGTGAACGTCGTCTTGCATATATCAGAGGTGAAAGTGAGAAGACACCCGAAGCTCTCGGAGTTCAGGCAACCAAGAAGCCATTGGTTGGTGTTATTATGGGCTCTGACTCCGATCTACCTGTGATGGCCGATGCTTGCCGTGTCTTGCAGAGTTTTGGTGTTCCATTTGAGGTTACGGTTATATCTGCCCACAGAACACCACATAGAATGTCAAGCTATGCAATAAACGCCACTAAAAGGGGTCTCAAATGTATTATTGCAGGAGCTGGAGGTGCTGCCCATCTCCCAGGTATGGTTGCTGCTATGACGCCCTTGCCTGTTATAGGTGTCCCTGTGAAGGGTCATATTCTTGATGGTGTTGATTCTCTTCATTCCATTGTTCAGATGCCAAGAGGTGTTCCAGTTGCTACAGTCGCCATAAACAATAGTACCAATGCAGCTTTGTTGGCTGTCAGAATTTTGGGTGTGTATGATTCCAGTTACACTACCGCAATGGAGCAATACCAGAGTGACATGGAAGATGGCGTGTTAGTGAAGGCTAAGAAGCTTGAGACCATCGGTTTCGAAGAATATCTTGCCCagaagaaatga